One stretch of Ananas comosus cultivar F153 linkage group 6, ASM154086v1, whole genome shotgun sequence DNA includes these proteins:
- the LOC109711572 gene encoding LOW QUALITY PROTEIN: probable RNA-binding protein 19 (The sequence of the model RefSeq protein was modified relative to this genomic sequence to represent the inferred CDS: deleted 1 base in 1 codon): MSRLCVKNLPKYVNEDRLREFFSQKGEVTDAKIMRTKDGKSRQFAFIGFRSEKEAEAALEYFNNTFMDTRKLICEVARKVGDLNLPRPWSRYSLEKSTPLSQSKDNAGVSDQVSSIKISEGQKLNANLCKSTEVNDPKLQEFLQVMQPRTKSKLWANDAIGAGDFVDKDSKIGEKDCQQSQMGQKQAARPKARTTDGSSGEPEATKSTSEENEMEESLETREHDHMTDMEYFKSRIKKNWSRSSDSDDEDSKSQTDMDTNDANGLSVGEDDINGEEKESPLVDSDGEDVNNENPTLSVSDEKKQALETGRLFIRNLPYATTEEDLMELFSQFGDVSHMHLVVDKDTKRSKGIGYVLFSLPESAIRALEDLDNSSFQGRLLHVMPAKPQNDEKLESNHVVENKTFKQLRADQRKASEASGDTQAWNSLFMRPDTVVENIARKTGVSKSELLDRDADDLAVRIALGETHVVAETKKALSNAGINIAALEEYAVKKNEKMKRSNHVILVKNLPYSSSEGDLASMFGKFGSLDKVVLPPTRTLALVIFLEAAEARSAFKCLAYKRYKDAPLYLEWAPENIFCPTEPSACEEQKNVVGEKNVKKVLVEESLEGIPEEDIDPDRVESRSIYVKNLNFKTLDESLKLHFTNNMKNGTIKSVKVKKHLKNGKFVSMGFGFIEFDSVETATSVCKDLQGTVLDGHALSLQLCHGKRDGQVSKKGENDRSSTKLIVRNVAFEATEKDLRQLFGPFGQIKSLRLPMKFRSHRGFAFVEYVTKHEAQNALQALANTHLYGRHLVIERAKEGQSLEELRARTAAQFTDDVSRFQRPSKRAKN, encoded by the exons AT GTCTCGTCTCTGCGTAAAGAATTTGCCCAAGTACGTCAATGAGGATCGCCTCAGAGAGTTCTTCTCCCAGAAGGGCGAGGTCACCGACGCTAAGATCATGCGCACTAA AGATGGGAAGAGTAGGCAATTTGCGTTCATTGGGTTTCGTTCTGAGAAGGAAGCTGAGGCGGCCCTCGAATATTTCAACAACACTTTCATGGATACTCGGAAGCTCATATGTGAG GTTGCTCGTAAAGTTGGTGATCTGAATTTGCCTCGTCCTTGGAGCCGTTATTCTCTAGAGAAAAGCACTCCGTTGAGTCAAAGCAAAGACAATGCTGGTGTCAGCGACCAAGTTTCATCGATAAAAATTTCTGAAGGCCAAAAATTGAATGCTAATCTATGTAAAAGCACTGAAGTTAATGATCCAAAACTCCAAGAATTTCTCCAAGTCATGCAGCCACGGACTAAGTCGAAATTGTGGGCCAATGATGCAATTGGTGCTGGTGACTTTGTTGACAAAGATAGCAAAATCGGTGAGAAAGATTGTCAGCAGTCACAGATGGGGCAAAAGCAAGCAGCTCGACCAAAGGCTAGAACAACTGATGGTAGCAGCGGCGAACCTGAGGCTACTAAAAGTACTTCTGAAGAAAATGAGATGGAGGAATCACTGGAAACAAGGGAGCATGATCATATGACCGACATGGAGTATTTTAAGAGTAGAATTAAGAAAAATTGGTCCAGA TCTTCAGACTCTGATGACGAAGATTCCAAAAGTCAAACAGATATGGATACAAATGATGCAAATGGGCTCTCAGTTGGAGAAGATGATATCAATGGAGAGGAAAAGGAGTCTCCTCTAGTAGATTCCGATGGTGAAGATGTTAATAATGAGAATCCAACATTGTCAGTAAGTGATGAGAAGAAACAGGCATTGGAAACTGGCCGGCTATTTATCCGCAATCTTCCTTACGCAACTAC TGAAGAGGATTTGATGGAGCTTTTTAGCCAGTTTGGTGATGTCTCACACATGCATCTTGTTGTTGATAAAGATACTAAACGGTCCAAAGGCATAGGTTATGTGCTTTTTTCACTTCCAGAATCTGCTATAAG GGCACTTGAAGATTTAGACAATTCAAGTTTCCAAGGCAGGTTGTTACATGTCATGCCTGCCAAGCCACAAAATGATGAGAAACTTGA GTCTAATCATGTGGTGGAGAATAAGACCTTCAAGCAGTTAAGAGCAGATCAGAGGAAGGCATCTGAAGCTAGTGGTGATACACAGGCGTGGAATAGCTTATTCATGCGTCCTGATACT GTTGTTGAAAACATAGCCAGGAAAACTGGTGTCAGCAAAAGCGAATTACTTGATCGTGATGCGGATGATCTTGCTGTGCGTATAGCACTGGGAGAAACACATGTGGTAGCAGAGACTAAGAAAGCTCTATCTAATGCTGGAATCAACATTGCTGCTTTAGAGGAATACGctgtgaaaaaaaatgaaaaaatgaaaagaagcaACCATGTGATATTGGTTAAGAACTTGCCTTACAGCTCTTCTGAAGGAGATCTTGCTAGCATGTTTGGGAAATTTGGGAGCTTAGACAAAGTTGTTCTCCCACCAACCAGAACATTGGCTTTG GTTATCTTTCTTGAAGCAGCAGAAGCTCGTTCGGCTTTCAAGTGTTTAGCATACAAAAGATACAA AGATGCTCCATTATATCTGGAATGGGctcctgaaaatattttttgtcctACCGAACCATCAGCATGTGAGGAACAAAAGAATGTAGTTGGTGAGAAGAATGTTAAAAAAGTTTTAGTGGAGGAAAGCTTGGAGGGAATACCGGAAGAGGATATTGATCCCGATAGGGTGGAG TCACGGTCGATTTATGTGAAGAACTTAAATTTTAAGACCTTGGACGAATCTCTGAAGCTGCACTTTACTAATAATATGAAGAATGGAACGATAAAAAGTGTAAAG GTGAAAAAGCACCTCAAGAATGGCAAGTTTGTATCCATGGGCTTTGGCTttattgaatttgattctgTGGAAACAGCAACCAGCGTCTGCAAAGATTTGCAG GGGACTGTTCTGGATGGTCATGCTCTTTCCTTGCAACTTTGTCATGGAAAAAGAGATGGTCAGGTTTCAAAGAAGGGTGAAAATGATAGGAGTTCAACTAAGCTGATCGTGAGAAATGTGGCATTTGAGGCAACAGAAAAAGATTTAAGGCAGTTATTTGGTCCATTTGGTCAG ATCAAGAGCTTAAGATTGCCCATGAAGTTTCGGAGTCACAGGGGTTTTGCATTTGTGGAGTATGTCACGAAGCACGAGGCGCAAAATGCTCTACAAGCACTCGCAAACACGCATTTATATGGCCGCCATTTG GTGATAGAGAGAGCAAAAGAAGGACAGAGCTTGGAAGAATTAAGAGCACGAACTGCTGCACAATTCACAGACGACGTCAGTCGATTTCAGAGACCATCGAAGAGGGCTAAAAACTGA